The following are encoded together in the Gemmatimonadales bacterium genome:
- a CDS encoding GAF domain-containing protein, whose translation MRPRGDLARRLAALLRLTVEIGAAPDESAICRSVVAGLHEGLGYEFLGLFLVDPATGDRVLKASVGWPDAPEDFRLPPGRGLSELPLANGELHYTARVAKQARYVPSPNRGSEVDVPVQVDGRTVGVLVVESGTADAFDQDDFEILTAAANQAGLALARARLLADERRRVDEHEALLATMADLSAELELSKLLQATLQRAVTLLGVTGGELAILDDATGELVVVASHSIGKDSTGTRLAPGEGAMGRVAQTHEPLLIPEYAEWLGRSGQYADVTVHSVMVAPLLVGSRLVGAIAAVHADPARKFGPADLRLLNMFAPQAAVAIARARLLEAERRRADEQKALLETMADLSGELELSKLLQAMLQRATSLLGVTGGELAIYDEAARELVVVASLNIGIDSAGTRMALGEGAMGRVAQTHEPLIVPSYGAWEGRSAKYTGATDFAVMAAPLLIGHRLVGAMATVHSDPSRRFGADDLRRLNIFAPQAAVAIENARLYTAAQRQKQYFEDLVSNSPVAIVVLDRNHHIVSCNPAFETLFGYAQREAVGRDLDELISTETTRAEAIGYTQHVLETGPVHAMGRRCRKDGSLVDVEVLGVPVVVDGELVGLMGLYHDISELLQARREAEAANSAKSQFLAHMSHELRTPLNAIIGYSEMVEEEVADVGHPELAPDLQKIRSAGRHLLALINDILDLSKIEAGKLELYVESFDVRDTIRDVTTTIGPLVEKNGNRLEIRCGDALGAMRSDLIKVRQTLLNLLSNACKFTDHGTVTLTAAREANGSGDEWMVFTVADTGIGMTPEQMAKLFEAFSQADASTARRYGGTGLGLAITRRFCRMMGGDVVVASETGRGSTFTVRLPASIEADAPAAG comes from the coding sequence CGGCTACGAGTTCCTCGGCCTGTTCCTCGTGGACCCGGCGACCGGCGACCGCGTGCTCAAGGCCAGCGTGGGCTGGCCCGACGCCCCGGAGGACTTCCGGCTGCCGCCCGGCCGGGGCCTGAGCGAGCTGCCGCTCGCGAACGGCGAGCTGCACTACACGGCGCGGGTGGCGAAGCAGGCCCGCTACGTCCCCAGCCCGAACCGCGGATCCGAGGTGGACGTGCCGGTCCAGGTGGACGGGCGGACCGTGGGCGTGCTGGTGGTCGAGAGCGGCACGGCGGATGCGTTCGACCAGGACGACTTCGAGATCCTGACCGCGGCCGCCAACCAGGCGGGGCTCGCCCTGGCCCGGGCGCGCCTGCTGGCCGACGAGCGCCGCCGCGTGGACGAGCACGAGGCGCTCCTCGCGACGATGGCCGACCTCTCGGCCGAGCTGGAGCTGTCGAAGCTGCTGCAGGCCACCTTGCAGCGCGCGGTCACGCTGCTCGGCGTCACCGGCGGCGAGCTGGCGATCCTCGACGACGCGACCGGCGAGCTGGTGGTGGTCGCGAGCCACAGCATCGGCAAGGACTCGACCGGCACGCGGCTCGCGCCCGGGGAGGGCGCGATGGGCCGCGTGGCCCAGACTCACGAGCCGCTGCTCATTCCCGAGTACGCGGAGTGGCTGGGCCGTTCGGGGCAGTACGCCGACGTGACGGTGCACTCGGTGATGGTGGCGCCGCTGCTGGTGGGAAGCCGGCTGGTGGGCGCCATCGCGGCCGTGCACGCCGATCCCGCGCGCAAGTTCGGCCCCGCCGACCTCAGGCTGCTCAACATGTTCGCGCCGCAGGCCGCGGTCGCCATCGCCCGGGCCCGGCTGCTGGAGGCCGAGCGGCGGCGCGCCGACGAGCAGAAGGCGCTGCTCGAGACGATGGCGGACCTGTCCGGCGAGCTGGAGCTGTCGAAGCTGCTCCAGGCGATGCTGCAGCGCGCCACCTCCCTGCTGGGCGTGACCGGCGGCGAGCTGGCGATCTACGACGAGGCGGCCCGCGAGCTGGTGGTGGTGGCGAGCCTCAACATCGGCATCGACTCCGCCGGCACGCGGATGGCGCTCGGCGAGGGCGCGATGGGCCGGGTGGCGCAGACCCACGAGCCGCTGATCGTCCCGAGCTACGGCGCGTGGGAGGGCCGCTCCGCCAAGTACACCGGGGCGACCGACTTCGCGGTGATGGCGGCGCCGCTGCTGATCGGCCACCGGCTGGTGGGCGCGATGGCCACCGTCCACTCCGACCCGTCGCGCCGCTTCGGCGCCGACGACCTCAGGCGCCTCAACATCTTCGCCCCGCAGGCGGCGGTCGCCATCGAGAACGCCCGCCTCTACACGGCCGCGCAGCGCCAGAAGCAGTACTTCGAGGACCTCGTCTCCAACAGCCCGGTGGCGATCGTGGTCCTGGACCGCAACCACCACATCGTCTCGTGCAACCCGGCGTTCGAAACCCTGTTCGGCTACGCGCAGCGCGAGGCCGTGGGCCGCGACCTGGACGAGCTGATCAGCACCGAGACCACCCGCGCCGAGGCGATCGGCTACACCCAGCACGTGCTCGAGACGGGGCCCGTGCACGCGATGGGGCGCCGCTGCCGCAAGGACGGCAGCCTGGTGGACGTGGAGGTGCTCGGCGTCCCGGTGGTGGTGGACGGCGAGCTGGTGGGTTTGATGGGCCTCTACCACGACATCTCCGAGCTGCTGCAGGCGCGCCGCGAGGCCGAGGCGGCCAACAGCGCCAAGAGCCAGTTCCTCGCGCACATGAGCCACGAGCTGCGGACGCCGCTCAACGCCATCATCGGCTACAGCGAGATGGTGGAGGAGGAGGTGGCCGACGTCGGCCACCCGGAGCTGGCTCCCGACCTCCAGAAGATCCGCTCGGCCGGCCGGCACCTGCTGGCGCTGATCAACGACATCCTCGACCTCTCCAAGATCGAGGCGGGCAAGCTCGAGCTGTACGTCGAGAGCTTCGACGTGCGGGACACGATCCGCGACGTCACGACCACGATCGGCCCGCTGGTCGAGAAGAACGGCAACCGCCTGGAGATCCGCTGCGGCGACGCGCTGGGGGCGATGCGGTCGGACCTCATCAAGGTCCGGCAGACGCTCCTCAACCTGCTGTCCAACGCCTGCAAGTTCACCGACCACGGCACGGTCACGCTGACGGCCGCGCGGGAGGCGAACGGCAGCGGGGACGAGTGGATGGTCTTCACGGTCGCCGACACCGGGATCGGGATGACGCCCGAGCAGATGGCCAAGCTGTTCGAGGCCTTCTCCCAGGCCGACGCGTCCACCGCGCGGCGGTACGGCGGCACGGGCCTCGGCCTGGCCATCACCCGGCGCTTCTGCCGGATGATGGGCGGCGACGTCGTGGTGGCGAGCGAGACGGGCAGGGGCTCCACGTTCACGGTCCGGCTGCCGGCGAGCATCGAGGCCGACGCGCCGGCCGCAGGCTGA